The Brassica oleracea var. oleracea cultivar TO1000 chromosome C7, BOL, whole genome shotgun sequence sequence ACTCCAATTGTATCATCTCCTTCACATGATGACTCTGAAACTACTTCAGCAGAAACAGGTACTGTTTCCATTGACTTCTATGGAAAATTGCTTGAGTGTCTGATAAGCTTATTAAAGAGGTGGTTAGCTATAAGTATACTGTATATAGCCTTAGGATTGACTGTAGAAGATTAGAGTTGAGTTGGTGAGAGAGCAATTAGTGACGGCTGAGCTTGAAAGCATGTATTCGCATATATATATATATATATTGTTTTAGAAGGTGAATTTTCTAGGCATTTTCTTGAGAGTGGTGAATTGGAATGGGAAAAGCAGTTTCGTAGCTTTGTTCATGTCAGTTTCACTTGATAGTTAGACTTCAGTTCCCTGCTTCACAGTATTTTAGCCGTTCCATGTTTTCTAACTCTGTTAATAATATGTTGATCACTCCAACTTTTGATTGCTTGCAGAGTGTGATTTGTATCAAGGTAGTTGGTTTTATGATCCGGTTGGACCTCTGTACACGAACAACTCTTGCCCCGTCCTGACTCAGATGCAGAACTGCCAGGGCAATGGAAGACCTGATAAGGGATATGAGAACTGGAGATGGAAACCTTCTCAGTGCGACCTTCCTCGGTTTGATGCCAGGAAATTTCTCGACCTAATGAGAAGCAAGACATTGGCCTTTATAGGTGACTCAGTAGCTCGAAATCAGATGGAGTCCATGTTGTGCCTTCTTTGGCAGGCAAGATTCAAACCTTTGTTTCGCTTCATGAAACTGTTTGTACTATCTTAACGTAGATTGATGTTTTCAGGTTGAAACACCGGTGAATCGTGGGAATAAAAAGATGCAGAGATGGTTTTTCAACTCAACATCGGTGACGATTGTCCGTATTTGGTCATCTTGGCTTGTCCACGAGTTCAACGAAAAATTCGATTATGCTCCTGAAGGTGTCACCAAACTGAACCTGGACATTCCCGATGAGCGCATCATAGAAGCTCTTCCGAGTTTCGGCGTGGTTGTCCTGTCATCAGGGCACTGGTTTGCAAAGCAGTCTGTCTACATATCAAAGGACGAGATCGTTGGAGGGCAGTTATGGTGGCCAGACAAATCAAAACCCATGAAAGTCAATAACGTGGAGGCATTCGGAATATCAGTAGAAACAATCCTAAAGTCCATAGCTACGCACCCGAACTTCACAGGGTTGACCATTGTGAGAACATGGTCGCCTGATCACTACGAAGGTGGTGCTTGGAACACAGGAGGCTCATGCACGGGGAAAGAAGAACCCATCCTTCCCGGGAAGCTAGTGAAAAACGGGTTCACGGAGATAATGCACGAGAAGCAAGCGACAGACGACAGGGTTTAACCGAGCAGTGGATGGAGTTGAGGATAGCTCAAAGGTGAAGTTAAAGCTGATGGATATTACAGAGGCTTTCGGGTATCGACATGATGGTCATCCGGGGCCGTACAGGAGTCTAGACCCAAACAAGATCACTAAAAGGGGACCTGATGGACGACCTCCGCCTCAGGATTGCTTGCACTGGTGCATGCCGGGACCGGTTGATATATGGAACGAGATGGTTTTGGAGCTCATAAGGAGAGACTTTGAGGGCAAGAAAATGAGAGACTCATCATCTTGATTTGGTTTTGGACTCAATGGAGAGAATATTACAGGATCTTACACGTACTAATCTGATTCTTGATTAGTGATATAAACCAACTATGAAGTCTCACTTGTAGATTTGTACCACTGGTCCATCACCACGGTGAAGGTTAGTATTAGGACCCTACTCGTTCCACTATGTACTTTTTTTGGGTTAGCTTGTGTCTTTTTATTTCATTACATAAATTTGAATATTAATAAAAGTCTGTGATTCTATTTGAAAGGTAGACCTTAGATTTTGGTTCCTTGGGATCCGATGATCTCATCTCTAGACCGAGTCAGTCTCGGGAGAGATTCTGGTCCGAAGCTTTTGGTAACTGAGACTGAATCTATCTTAATCCATTACAGCTTAACATGATTATTGCTATGAACGCAACATGCACAAATATATAATGTATTCTCCCTAATATATATTTATTATTTAGTCGTATTTTGAAAAAAAAAATAGAGAGTTGTATAAGAAGAGAGATCAAGAACATTAAAATGTGTGTTATGATTTTTCAGTCAAAAAGCTCAGATGCCAACTCCTTGATCATTCGGTTCTTCTTTCCCAGGTGAGTTGATTTTGGATAGAATGTAGCCGTCTTTAAACAAGTAGCATTCTTAAGTACATAAGCTGCCATCTCTTTATCTCCATGTCTTCCTCTGTACCTTAACCACTCAAAAGCCTCAAGACTGTGCAGTAAACACTCTGGAACAGAACTCGGCGGCTTCCAACCAGTTGGGATTTTTCTGCCAGAGTTACTGAATCTGCTGCCCCAACCAAGTTTCTAAGACCATGGACATATTTAACAAACCAACAACATTATCAGACAAAGACACAATATTGGAAAAACTTAAACCGGACAAAAAGTGTATTCAAAGAGAACACATACATTAATGAGTTTGAGAAATCGTAGTTAGGGAGATCCTTGGAGCATACAAATAAGTAGATCCCACCACCCTTCCCTAAATAAATACAAGTCTAGATGGACAAGCTGGTTGAAGATCATACCAGAAGTATTCATAACCTGTTTCATATGCAACAACTACATAAGTAATACTCCATATTAAATATACTGAGAGGACGATTTTAATGTTTTTCTATAGTTTGATATATTTACCTCTGGACGTGTTATCCATAGCTTAAGACGACGGACAGAAGTGAGAGCTTTCAGAAACTTGTGGGTAGCTCCACAGAAGATAACATGTGCCGTTACCAGCTCAGGCATGTTTTTAATTTGAAGGAGGTTGTTACTTGACATCCCACTACATTTAAGGTACTTCAAAGAAGGGACGTTTAGCACATACGTCCCACGTGTTTTGTTGTGGGACATATGTAGCCCATTGGTGAGTCTTCCGAACGATGTTCCACAGACAATGCTTCAAGATTTGGACAACCGGATAAAAGTCTCTGTAGAGACATGTCAGCGTAAGTGACAAACCCAAGGCTCAGAGTTTTGAGAGACGGGAGACGAACGTGAACAGGAACATCCAGAGAAACGCACTTGATGAGTGTCAAACTCTGAAGTGTTTCAGAGGTATATAGACTACTCGGCAAAGTAAGAGACCCTTTTTTGGAAGAACGTATATGAATATGCAGCTCACGCACATGGCGACTAAGTGCAAGATTAATCCATAGTCCAATATCTTCAAAGGGACAGCCATGGCCAAGACTCAGATGCAAATGTTCTAGAACTGGTGCCTTGTTTGATAGGAAAGACCTGGAAACAAACCGCGTGAAGCTCTTGTAGTCACCATTGTGATTTTTATCGTCGTATGAAAGTCCTGGAACCAAAGTCCAAAGAGAACGCCATCTTTTGGACAAGAGACTTGTGGCCATAACAGGTTTTATCGTGTTGAGTGACAATATTCGCAAGAGCACATCCTCCGGAAGATGATTGATGTTGTCCATATGTAAGAAACTAGTAGTAACCAAAGGAGAGTTGTCTACGTACGGTTAGGAGCCTGCAGTGCAGATTGGAGAAACCTAAAGGGGGTGTTCACAAACCATGCATAGTGGAGAAAAGAAAAATAAAACAACATATGATCACACGTTTGTTTTGGAGAGGGGATGATGATTCACGATCAGAATAGTCAGAAGAGTTTTGATCCGAATCCAAATTAGGTTTAAGTTTTCTTGCCCCAGAGGATCAAATAAACCCTACTCGTTCCTAATTTATAAACCCTTTTTTTTTTTCTTTGGTTCGCTATCGCTTGTGGGTAAAATTGAATTTTAATAAAAGTATGTGGCTCTATTTGAAATATTAAAAAGCGAATTGGACTAGAAATAAAAACAATTATGTATAGATAGATTTGGGGGGTTTATGTGCAAGAAGCAGACAAGACACACAAGGAGGCGAGTAAGTAACTTAACTAATCCTTCCTAGCCAAAGGAGGCTTTGTCTTCGTGTCGGAGCAGAAAAATGGCGTCGTCGTACACGCTTTCCTTTATCCCTGTGACGGTATCGAATTCGAATCCTCGGATCTTCGTCTCGATTCCTCCTCCTTCTTCTCTGTTAGGAAAGAAGCTTGTTGTGACACAAACGTCGCGCCGCTGCTTCGTCTCCAAGAAGCACCGGTGCTTGACGTCGGCCAGCACGGTCTTTAGCGTCCCAACTGCGTGAGTTTTTTTAATTTCTCAGCCGCTTTATATATCTTGTGGGTATTCCTTTAGTTCGTGGAAGCTTAGGGGTTGTTGTTGTTGTTGTTGTGTCGGATTTTTGGCAGGCAACCGGAGAATGGTTCTTCTTCCGACAAGATCCCAAAGTGAGTATCCAAATTGTTAATGATAGAGCTTCTATTTTTTTTGTAATTCTTGGGGGTTGGTTTTAGATGGTCGGCGAGAGCTATAAAGTCACTGGCGATGGGGGAACTGGAGGCTAGGAAGCTCAAGTATCCAACTACCGGGACTGAAGCCATTCTCATGGGTATTTTGGTTGAAGGTTTGTCTATTCTGCCTCACCTATATATTTTCTGAGTTTTCTAGTTTGAGATTGAGTGGTTTCTTGGTGAATATTTATCCCTTATGTTGGTTGAAAGATGAGAGTTCAGTAATTCAACTGTGGACTGAAAGAAAAAGTCTTAAATTTTGGTTTGGAGAGAGCTCTCGCATAGGCTTAGCTGTTCCTATAAAACTAAATGCATGTTGGATGAGGTTTAGCATATATATATATCCCTTTGTTTCTTAACCATTTAAAAAACGGAAACATTATATATTCATATGTGGAAATGCTTATGCTATTTGGAGAGTAGAATCCATCAGATATTTGGTTTTCATTTTTTTTCGTCTGTGTTTTAGCGTGCGTTTCATAACCCCTTGTTGCTGTTGTTGTTGTTCTAAAGATAGTGATGGGATTCGGATTTTGTGTTTTAACTGACGTTTGTTTATCCTTGCTGTTGTGATCGGGTTTTCATTACAGGTACTAGCACAGCTGCTAAGTTCCTAAGGGGGAATGGAATCACGCTTTTCAAGGTTCGAGATGAGATTATAAAGCTGCTAGGGAAATCAGATATGTACTTCTTCAGCCCTGAACATCCTCCTCTTACTGAACCTGCTCGCAAGGCCGTTGACTGGGCTATTGATGAGAAGAAAAAATCTGGTGTGCATTAACAACACCATTCTAAATCCATGTGCTTGTTTCCCATCCGTT is a genomic window containing:
- the LOC106301809 gene encoding clp protease-related protein At4g12060, chloroplastic-like — translated: MASSYTLSFIPVTVSNSNPRIFVSIPPPSSLLGKKLVVTQTSRRCFVSKKHRCLTSASTVFSVPTAQPENGSSSDKIPKWSARAIKSLAMGELEARKLKYPTTGTEAILMGILVEGTSTAAKFLRGNGITLFKVRDEIIKLLGKSDMYFFSPEHPPLTEPARKAVDWAIDEKKKSGVDGELTTAYLLLGVWSQKDSAGRQILEALGFNEDKAKQVAEAMNEDVDLSFKKQGQ